In Fictibacillus halophilus, a single genomic region encodes these proteins:
- a CDS encoding response regulator: protein MLKLLIVDDEQIEREGLQVILQKAFPDIQIHQAKNGKIAVQVAAELKPDLVMMDIQMPGMNGLQAIQEITSRNPLIKFVMITAFDMFDYARQAIKLGVKDYLLKPSRVSEIEETVGKVLKEITEERRSLKVLERTLPLVETDVVTQLLFDHVHDVHLDMLVDMLDISSTHESFVMSILLPQSGEKLYSLIKDKVRKSASGWVGARYGRQLPIIVFRKPGCSFRSQAISLAKDILSLKKVSSDDGWFIGIGNVCHSLDQVRQSYQESLIATMDPSLPVKYRFYHDVPVLGSTENKPQSKQREKQFLDEIRLGKWDEVQKSVMDLIQRCENEGADLLQTQQRVLELLWVAARVMSEMGVETETPFFSYQSQDYRQLRSESEHLLKQMQTSYEEHYEQLEADTIHQIKQYIVQHSHEDISLETLGRKVGLSPIYISKMFKEKLGINYIDFLTECRIEKAKKLMADPEKSLKEITYEVGYHEPNYFSKVFKKMVTLSPTEYRRTVLGKKG, encoded by the coding sequence ATGCTCAAACTCTTGATCGTTGATGACGAGCAGATTGAACGAGAAGGGCTGCAAGTTATTCTGCAGAAGGCATTTCCGGATATTCAGATTCATCAAGCAAAGAATGGAAAGATCGCTGTGCAAGTAGCTGCCGAATTAAAGCCTGACTTAGTGATGATGGACATTCAGATGCCTGGAATGAACGGACTACAAGCGATTCAGGAGATTACATCCAGAAATCCTCTCATTAAGTTTGTGATGATTACGGCTTTTGATATGTTTGATTATGCTCGTCAGGCGATCAAACTAGGGGTGAAGGATTATTTATTGAAGCCAAGCAGAGTGAGTGAGATTGAAGAGACGGTCGGGAAAGTTCTGAAGGAAATAACAGAAGAGCGTAGATCTCTTAAAGTTTTAGAAAGAACGCTACCGCTTGTTGAAACAGACGTCGTTACTCAGCTGTTGTTCGATCATGTACATGATGTCCATTTGGATATGCTTGTTGATATGCTCGACATTTCTTCAACTCATGAATCATTTGTGATGAGTATTCTACTTCCACAAAGCGGAGAAAAACTTTATTCATTGATCAAAGATAAAGTCAGAAAGTCAGCGAGTGGATGGGTTGGTGCAAGGTATGGCCGTCAGCTCCCTATAATCGTTTTTCGTAAACCAGGATGTTCGTTCCGTTCCCAAGCAATTTCCCTTGCAAAAGATATTCTCTCTTTGAAAAAAGTCAGTTCTGACGATGGATGGTTTATAGGAATCGGGAATGTGTGTCATTCTTTAGATCAAGTTCGGCAGTCCTATCAAGAATCTCTTATTGCCACGATGGATCCCTCCTTGCCTGTGAAATATCGGTTTTATCATGATGTTCCAGTGCTTGGGAGTACAGAGAACAAACCTCAATCCAAACAGCGTGAAAAACAGTTTTTAGATGAAATCAGGTTAGGAAAGTGGGATGAAGTTCAAAAGAGTGTAATGGATTTGATTCAACGATGTGAGAATGAAGGGGCAGATTTACTCCAGACGCAGCAACGTGTTCTCGAATTGCTCTGGGTCGCGGCAAGAGTGATGAGCGAAATGGGAGTGGAGACTGAAACGCCTTTCTTTTCCTATCAATCTCAAGATTACCGTCAGCTTCGTTCTGAATCAGAACATCTATTAAAACAGATGCAGACTTCATACGAAGAACATTATGAACAGCTTGAAGCCGATACGATTCATCAGATCAAACAATATATCGTACAACACTCGCATGAAGACATCTCCCTTGAGACGTTAGGAAGAAAAGTAGGTTTGAGCCCGATCTATATCAGTAAGATGTTCAAAGAAAAGCTAGGGATCAACTATATTGATTTTCTGACAGAATGTCGAATTGAAAAGGCGAAGAAACTGATGGCAGATCCAGAAAAAAGCTTAAAAGAAATTACGTATGAGGTTGGCTATCACGAACCCAATTATTTTAGCAAGGTGTTCAAGAAAATGGTTACGCTTTCACCTACAGAATACCGTAGGACTGTTCTTGGAAAAAAAGGATGA
- a CDS encoding VCBS repeat-containing protein, whose amino-acid sequence MYNPYNHRVTPSVVAFAKGDVTGDRVPDDVYLTGTKSQDSPFIENITLYVKNGRTGAQTRVPLSDNAGYNPTLFLGDFTGNGVSDVLVSINSGGSGGFMYHYVYSFLGNTPQEMFNFNAYNAAYEYDVIYENNYKVRVVSKRNRQTYIIDISKRDKAYLNEIYDVNGKLKKPITGFVNPLSGLYPIDFDYNGVYELSAYQKIAGLYNADALGYVVNTLGWKNNRFVLQNQYVAISGT is encoded by the coding sequence ATGTATAACCCTTACAATCATCGAGTAACTCCGAGTGTTGTTGCGTTCGCTAAGGGAGATGTGACTGGAGATCGTGTACCAGATGATGTATATCTAACAGGTACAAAGAGTCAGGACAGCCCATTTATTGAAAACATTACGCTTTATGTGAAGAATGGAAGAACAGGGGCTCAGACAAGAGTACCTCTTTCTGACAATGCCGGATACAATCCCACTTTGTTTTTAGGAGATTTTACAGGTAACGGTGTTTCAGATGTGTTGGTCAGCATCAATTCTGGCGGCAGCGGGGGATTCATGTATCATTATGTGTACTCGTTTTTAGGGAACACACCGCAGGAAATGTTTAATTTCAATGCTTACAATGCTGCTTATGAATATGATGTGATCTATGAGAATAACTACAAAGTTCGAGTTGTAAGTAAGCGTAATAGGCAGACGTATATCATTGATATATCAAAGCGAGATAAAGCGTATTTAAATGAAATATATGATGTGAACGGAAAACTGAAGAAACCAATTACCGGCTTTGTGAATCCATTAAGCGGTCTATATCCCATCGATTTTGATTATAATGGCGTTTACGAACTTTCTGCTTATCAAAAGATCGCAGGGTTATATAATGCAGACGCTCTAGGGTATGTGGTGAACACGCTAGGATGGAAGAACAATCGATTTGTTCTTCAGAATCAATACGTGGCGATTTCTGGAACATAA
- the xylF gene encoding D-xylose ABC transporter substrate-binding protein: protein MRRIINRVSLILLIISLICVTSGCEKNSPSNETLGKAIPSKSEKLDSASVNEEKIKIGFSMDTLLEERWLKDKELFKKAVENLGAEVEILAANGDDSLQIAQAETLIHNEVDLLVVVPHNAEAMATIVKKAHSAGIKVMAYDRLVKNADLDMYVSFDNEKVGELQARAITKLVPNGKYVYIGGAETDNNAHLFKKGVFRVLQPLIDKGVITVVYDQWSKDWTPANAFKNMESALKANKNEINAVIAANDATAGGVIQALEAQGLAGKIPVSGQDAELAGVQRIVRGTQVMTVYKPIQALSEKAAELAVKMAKGETIKTERKINNGKIEVPSVLLSPIAVDKENIDETIIKDGFHSRSDVYQYQQ, encoded by the coding sequence ATGAGAAGAATCATAAATCGTGTAAGCCTCATTTTGTTAATCATAAGTTTGATATGTGTCACATCAGGGTGTGAAAAAAACAGTCCGAGTAATGAGACACTAGGAAAAGCGATTCCTTCTAAAAGTGAAAAGCTAGACAGCGCGTCAGTAAACGAGGAAAAGATTAAGATTGGTTTTTCCATGGATACTTTGTTGGAAGAACGGTGGCTAAAAGATAAAGAGCTCTTCAAAAAAGCAGTAGAGAATCTAGGAGCAGAGGTAGAGATTCTCGCTGCTAACGGTGATGATTCTTTGCAGATTGCACAAGCTGAAACGCTTATCCATAATGAGGTCGACCTTCTTGTTGTTGTTCCTCATAACGCTGAAGCTATGGCGACGATCGTCAAGAAAGCACACTCAGCAGGGATAAAGGTGATGGCATACGACCGCCTAGTCAAGAATGCTGACCTTGATATGTATGTATCATTTGATAACGAAAAGGTAGGCGAGCTACAAGCCCGAGCGATAACTAAGCTTGTTCCGAATGGAAAGTACGTATATATAGGAGGAGCTGAAACGGATAACAATGCTCATCTGTTCAAAAAAGGCGTATTTCGAGTTCTGCAGCCTTTAATTGATAAAGGAGTTATCACGGTTGTTTACGATCAATGGTCTAAAGACTGGACGCCTGCTAATGCCTTTAAGAATATGGAGTCTGCACTAAAAGCTAACAAAAATGAGATCAATGCTGTAATTGCAGCAAACGATGCCACTGCGGGTGGTGTCATACAAGCGCTTGAAGCACAAGGTCTCGCTGGGAAAATTCCGGTCTCAGGACAAGATGCGGAGCTTGCTGGGGTGCAGCGGATTGTACGAGGAACGCAAGTGATGACGGTGTATAAACCGATTCAGGCTTTATCAGAAAAAGCGGCAGAATTGGCAGTGAAGATGGCAAAAGGTGAAACGATAAAAACAGAACGAAAGATAAACAATGGTAAAATTGAGGTTCCGTCTGTTTTGTTGTCTCCAATCGCGGTGGATAAAGAGAATATTGACGAAACGATTATTAAAGACGGATTTCATTCTAGAAGTGATGTTTATCAATATCAGCAATAA